The region GTTCGATGAGCGGTACGCAGACCGGCGCCGGCGCGGCTGCCAGTGCGGTGACATCTCCCGATGACCGCCCTTCAGTCGAGTCCGCGGTTTGCGCCCGCGCGGACGCGTCGCGTTGGTCTGCGACGGCTCCATCAACGTACGTCACGGTCACCGGATGGTCTGCCAAAGGACCGGCCTCGCCACTGGCCGAACACCCCGTGGCGCCCTCGAGGTCTGCAGCGCCGCTATCCAGCCCATCAGAGTTCACGGGCGGATGGCAGTCTGCCCCATGGTCGCCGTCAAACAACGGCACTTGCCTGGCCGCCTGACGGCGCGTCGGTAGCCCGTTGCGCTCAAGGGCTCGCTCTACGGTTCTCCGCCCGACCTTCAGGCGCTGAGCCATCCAGCCAGCCGTCCGGCCCTCCTTGCTCCAGCGCAGGATCGCCGCCTCGCGCGCAGCGCCGATGCGAGGTCCCTTCGGGCCCGGCCTCTTGTGCTCCAGTCCTCGCACTCCGTCATCCCTGTAGCGGCGCAGCATTCGATACGCCGTCCGCTTCGAAATGCCATACGCAGCAGCGAGTTCGTCAGCTGTAGCGAAACCGGCATCCAGAGCCTGCGCGATGAAGATATCGCGCGCCAACCGATCATCAACGTGGTATCGCGCTATCGGGATTCCGTTGTGCATAACAGCACACATGTCTTGATCTCGGTAGATCATGCAGCGCACGTTGACGAAGATCGATTCCGACTGGTCTGACGAGAACATGCTCCCCTGCGATACGGCGTCTTCGTTCATGCGACACAGTATGAACTTGTTGTATCGCAAGGTCAAACAGGCAACATAGTGTGCCAGTGGTGAACCATCGAATGTGGCGACACACCAGCCACCCCGCCGCTGGGCCCACTGATCAACGCGTGTGTGCCGGAGTAGTAGTCCCACTATCTCTGAGGACACAAGCGGACGGCTGCTGCAACACGTCGCCACCGGACCTCACACGAGCCACCCGATCGGCCCTAACGCGGCAACAGCACTGCCGCGGTTTCCGAGCGCCTCGCGGGCGCTGGCTCCTTCCAGATGCACCATCTGGCGCGGCATGCACTTCACCGTGTCAGGACATCTGGGTGCGCCGTGAAAGCGGTGCACTCCCTGCGAGAGGAAGGAGGCTCGTCATGTGAAAGGTCGCCCACACATGTAGCTCTCCCGGCGGCGAAGGATCGCGAGGTCCCCGTCGAAGCCCGGGAAGCGCGAGTGCGCGGGCCGTAACGCGAGTGAACCTACATGTAGCCTCGTTACACAATCGGGGAGGCCGAGCCCCTCCAGATCGGGCGAAGGCAGCATCCGCCGCGAAGTGGGCGACGCATGCAGCGGTGGACTCCCTCGGGGTATCAGGGACGGCACGCGTACAAGGGAGTGTACTGAACACGGGAGACCTCACGTCGCGCGGGTTGCGACCGCAACGGTTGGCGCAAGGCGAGAGCTGAGGCCGATCCGGCGGCGTGAGGAGTCGGATGGGGTCATGAGCCGAGAAGGTGCTGTAATGGCGCTGGAGCGAGAGACCCCTGCGGCAGTACATGCGACCGGAAGCGGTAAGGGACAGGTGATTGCGTGAAGCTAGTCACACCGAGCAGTGTCCAGGAGCTGCAGAAGGCGCTCTATGAGCGCGCGAAGCGGGATCAGGAGCTTCGATTCTACTCGCTGTACGACAAGGTCTACCGTCAGGATGTGCTGGCATGCGCGTACGCGCAGAATCGCGCGAACAAGGGTGCAGCCGGGCCGGACGGAGTGACCTTCGATGACATCGAGGAGAGCGGAGGACCAGACCCCATGCTTGCGCGGCTGGCGGAGGAGTTGAGGACGAAGCAGTACACGCCGGGGCCGGTTCGGCGGGTGTACATTCCGAAGGCGAACGGTGGGGAAAGGCCGTTGGGCATTCCCGACATTCGCGACCGAGTGGTGGCGATGGCCGTGAAGCTCGTGCTAGAGCCGATATTCGAGGCGGATTTCGATCCCGACTCGTATGGGTTCCGGCCCGGGCGAAGCGCGCACCAAGCTCTCGCAGCCATTCGCGAGAGCGTAGCCGGTGGGATGGAGTGGATTGTCGACGCTGACGTTTCGAGATGTTTCGACGCGATTCCGCACGACAAATTGCTCAAGACGGTGGCGAGCCGGGTAGTTGACGGCTCGATGCTGGCGCTCGTCAAGAAGCTCCTGACGGCGCCAGTGTTGGACGAACGCGACGGGGGCCGCCGTACGC is a window of Verrucomicrobiota bacterium DNA encoding:
- the ltrA gene encoding group II intron reverse transcriptase/maturase, which produces MKLVTPSSVQELQKALYERAKRDQELRFYSLYDKVYRQDVLACAYAQNRANKGAAGPDGVTFDDIEESGGPDPMLARLAEELRTKQYTPGPVRRVYIPKANGGERPLGIPDIRDRVVAMAVKLVLEPIFEADFDPDSYGFRPGRSAHQALAAIRESVAGGMEWIVDADVSRCFDAIPHDKLLKTVASRVVDGSMLALVKKLLTAPVLDERDGGRRTRPRAGTPQGGPASPLLANIYLHLLDRNFRSHVESGELHGRLVRYCDDFVIICPHYPRRERVWLERLMTRLGLTLHPEKTRVVHVRKEWVNFLGYRIRRTSSGRVALDISQKAMTRIRDRLRETTRRTYLSQEELISELNVYIRGSSEYFRLAEPRTMWNLDRFVLARIARWARHKRVRRQPVWSLARGGPLYREHGLANWWRKPQSTKAPARARS